ATGCCCGACACCGTGCCGGTATGCCCGACATTGGCTTTCACGCTGCCGAGTGCCACGGTCAGTTCTGCGCCGGGGAACGTCTCCGTCAGCCCCTGCATCTCGGCCGCATCTTCCGTTTCAATACCAGAGGCTGACGCCTCGACCAGTCCGACCTGTTCGGCGGAAATCCCTGCATCGCCAAGGGCGGCCCTGATCGTCGAGGCGACCGTACTGGCGCCAGTCCCGCTGGCGATGGCCAGACCTTCGACCGTCGCATAAATGCGCTGGGATTGGGCGTCGTCCTGGCGCTTAAGTACGATTGCGCCTGCACCTTCGCCGGCCAGCCAGCCATTCGCCCGCTGATCGAAGCTGAGGGTCGCCGTGCCGTCATTGACCGGATGGAGAGCCTGGCGCAGCGAGACGTTTTCGACGCCGCCGGCCAGATCGACGGCCCCGATCACTACCGCGTCTAGCGCCGGGTCTTCCAACAGGATTCGCGCTACGTCGAGCGCCTTGAAAACCGTGTTGTCGCCCGCGCTGGCCGTGAACGCCGGGCCGGAGAAATTCCACAAGGCGCTCACGCGGCTTGAGGCGATGTTGCCGATGTAGCTCGTATACTGATTCACCTGCGCCAGCGGGCTGATCGCACTCTTGGCGACCTCGTTCAACGCTTCCGTCTCGAGGCTCACGCCCGCCCGTTCCAGCGCATCGCTCATCTGCCAGCTCAGGTAGAGCCGGCTCCGGTATTGGTGCAGGCTGAGTTCTGTTCCGAGCGCGACGATGACCGCGACGTTGCCCCCCTCGGCCAATCCCGCGTCCCGGACTGCGCCGTCGGCAACCTTCAGCAGGAGCAGGTGCTGTGGTGTCGGCTGGTCGTCGGCTTTGGGCGGGAATTTGAAGCGCAGGAAGTCGATCTCGAACGAATCGAGGTAGGCGCCACGCGGCGCGTCGTCCTTGAGACCCTTCCAGCGTTTGGATGGCAGCGGGCCGAAGTGCTGCGCGCCATCGTAGATCGACTGGGCCAATGCATCAAGTCCGTCGACCCCGCCGAACTGCACATCCATCCCGACGATCGCAAGCGGTGTGCGAGGCGAGTCCGGTACGGCGCTCGTCGCTGGCCGGCTGGCGGCCACCGGAACCTGCGAGCTTAACACCAGATGCGCGCTGACCCCGCCGAACCCGAAGGCGTTGACCCCGCCCGTCTTGATCTCGTCCGGCCACGGTGTGACGCGGGTCACGATCTGGCCGGCGCCGATGCTCCCCACGGTGAGCGGCGAATCCACGCCGATGGTCGGCGGAATCTGGCCATGTGTCATGCTCAGGATCACCTTGAGCATGCTGGCCATTCCCGCAACCGTCAGCAGATGTCCGTGATTGGCCTTGACGGAACCGAGCAGCGGAGCCGCCCCTGCGGCGCCAAAGAACTCGTCCATTGAGCCGAGTTCGGTCTTGTCGCCCAGCGGTGTCCCGCTGGCGTGACATTCGATGTACTGCACGTCGCGCGGGTTGACGCCGCCGGCATAAGCGCGCTGAAAGGCGAGAATTTGTCCGCGCGGGTTGGGGGTCAGCGGGTGTTTGCCGCGGCCGTCGTTCGAGAGGCCGATGCCCTGAATGACGGCATAAATCCGGTCGCCGTCGCGCACCGCATCGGCCACCCGCTTGAGCGCGAACATCCCGGCGCCCTCGCCATTAATCAGCCCTTCCGAGCGCGTGTCCAGCGGACGCGATGCGCCCCGTTCGGGGTATGCGCCGAAATGGTTGAACCCCATGTTGACGAACAGCGCGTCGGCGGCGCTGACCGCGCCGGCCAGCATCAGATCAGCCTGGCCCGTGTTGAGCATCGCGCAGGCCAGCCCTACCGCATACAGCGATGAAGCGCATGCCGCGTCGAGGCAAAAGTGCGCGCCGCCCAGCCCGAGCCGGTGTGCCGCTTCCGCCGCCGGTGAGGCCAGCGAATCGCCGCCTGCGCCGGCCGTCCCGCGTGTCAGCGTCACGTCCGCGCCCAGCAGTTCGCTGAAGGCTTTGCTCATCGCCGCATCGTATAGCGGCGCGATCTGCGCGTGCGATTCCGGGGTCGGGAACGACAGATTGCCGAGGATCAGACCGCAGCGCGCCAGCACGCCGTCACGGTTCAGGTTTCCGCTGTCCTTGAGGGCTTCGCGTGCAACGTAGAGCGACCAGGCCGATGCCTTATCGAGGCCGGCGGCAAGCTCGACCGTGGTGCGCACGAATCCGCCGCGCAGCGAATAGGTGGTATCGTCCGTGCGCCGCTGGCGGTCGTAATACAACTTGGGGTCGGCGCCAAATTCGGCTGCGGTCGCTCGTGAAGTGCTGTCGATACCGTCGATCAGGTTCTGCCAGAACGCGGCAGGGGTATCTGCGCCGGGAAACAGGCACGATACGCCAACAATGGCAACGGGTTGATGGGTGGAGTTTGTACTCATGGGCTCGTTTCGGGCAGGCGGTTCCTGAGGAACAGTTCGTTCAGCCGCTTGCTCATCGTTACTTCGAGGTCACGGATAATCATATAGATGTGGTCATGATCGTCATACAGGGTGATGTCGGCGGTCACGTTGGTATCGGTATGCGATTTGATGTCCATGGTGGTATAGAACACCTGGCCGAACGGCACGTCGCTGTAAAACTCGCCGTGCCCCGCGCGCAGCGGCAGGCTGCCGAGGTCGTACATTTTGCGCGCCCAGATGCCAATGCTCTGCAGGCCAATATCCGACATGAAGTAGTTGAAGGCCTGGACCGGGAACTGCCCCTGATAGGCGTCATCAACCCGCGGCAGCACGCAGCGCATCTTCAACCCGGCCTGTCCGAGTGCCAGGACGCGGTCTACGCCCTGAAAGGCGAACCCGTGGAATAGCGTGCCATCATGGTAAAGCTCACTGCCCGGGATGTCGGCCGCCGGCACGTCCAGCGTGTGCGTGTAAACCGGCGCGTCCGCTACGCGCGGCTTCAGCGTGAGGGCCGTGCTGTAATGAAAGCGCGGTTTTCCGTCGACGCTCAGGCTGCGAATCATCGCCTCAATGGTGATCTGTTCCGCGCTCTTGCTGGTCTCTTTCAGTTCGAGCACATATTCGTCCGCCAGCGTCTCGTCGAAGACGATCCCCTTGAGCACACGGTAATTGTCGAACCCGACGCACTTGTAGCCGCGGTGGATCTGCTCGGCTGCGCTCGCCATCCAGGACATCCCGGCGACCATCGGCAGTACCGCCTGCGCGTTGACGACATGGTCGCCCAGGAACGGGCTTTCGCTCAATTTGAGCGTCCGCCGGAGCCGGTGCGTCATCAATTCGGGCTGGGGGGCGGCGGGCTGCGGCTTGATCGCGCTCCCGATCACGATCTGGACTGCGGCATCAGGGACGGTGCGGCGCAGTTCGTCGACCAGCATCCGGGTTCCCACATCGACCGGGATCACCTTGATGTCCAGCGCGTCGAAGTAGGCGCGCAGCTGCGGCGTGACCATCCCGCCGTCCCACGGTCCCCAGTTGATACTGACGACATGGCAGCCGGGGTGCTGCGCCTTGAAGCGGTGCGCCGTCTTGTTCAGTATTTCGTTGGCGATCGCGTAATCGGCCTGGCCGACATTTCCGTAAAAACCGGCCACCGACGAAAACAGCACCAGCGTCTCGATCTGCGCGGCAGGCACCACGGCCAGCAGGTTTTCCAGCCCTTCGACCTTGGCCGAGTAGACGTTCTCGAAATCGGCCTCGGTCTTGTTCTCGATCAGCTTATCGGCCAGGTTTCCCGCGCCGTGCAGGATTCCGCTGATACGTCCGATGTGGCTGACGCTGTCCAGCGCCTCGCGCAGTTTCGCCGTGTCGGTGATGTCAGCGCTCAGATACACCGCTTCGCCGCCGGCTGCTTTCACCGCCGCCAGCGTTTCGCGGATTTCGCGACCCGCAAGCACGGCGCCAGCGGCTTTGGTGACCAGCGCCGGCGTCGGCTTCTCGCCGCGCGCCTGAAAATCTGCCATCGCCCGCTTCTTGAGATCGGCCTCGTTGGCCGCGTCCTGCGCCCAGGCGGGCTCGTCGGTCAGCCGGCTGCGCCCCAGCAGGATGAATTTGCAGTGGAAGTGTGCGGCCATATCGACGACGCAGCGCGCAGTAATCCCGCGCGCGCCGCCGCTGACCAGAAACACGGTCGCTGCCGTGAGGTGACCCATGAAATTAACGCTCTCCGTTGGTGAAGGGTTTGCGGGTGACCAGCGTCACTCGCCCCTGCGCGCCGTACGCGACCTCGGTAATCAGCCGGTTGGGATCGCGCAGCTCCGCCGCGACCAGTCTTGCGACCTGTTCCGCGCCGGTATCCGGTGCAATGTCAATGGCGCGGCAGAAGACGCCGTCCCACTCCAGGTTCAGTGTCTTGATCAATCCGAACAGCCCGCCGGTAATGGTTCCGCCCGTGCTGGCCGTTGTCCCCATGGCGCCGTCGATCCGCGTGACCGACACGAAGCATTTGCGCCCCGTCCCGTTGCCCTGCGTCAGCCGGGCCTTGAGGTGTTTCGCCATCAGGAAGGCGAACTTGACCACCGATTTGTCGCCCTGGCTGAACAGGCTTTCGGCGCCGGCCGGCGTCATCTGCACGTAGCCGCCGATCGAGCCGAATTTTGACTCGATGGATGCCAGGACCGCCTGGATGCTGGTCTCGCTCCAGTCCGCCAGCCGCTCGCTGTTTGCGCCGCTCGGCCCCTGAGGCATAGTATATGCCGAGTCCGGCAGCCGCAGCACGACACAGTTCCAGCCGCCGGCGGTCAGCAGCTGCGCGACCTGTGCCGCCGCAGGTGTGCCGTCGTCGGTGACCACGCACACCGCGCCATGTACCACGTAATCGAGCGAATCGGGCATGGGCAGCCGCTTGAGTTCGACTTCGGCGCGCAGGATGCCGCGGGTGTCGAAGCTCTCCGGCTCTGTCTCAACCGGCGACGCCGCAGCCGCAGCCGCGACGCCGCTCAACTCAAAAGGGGCAGTTTGACGGCGGCCTGCCTCCTCCATGTAATCCACAATCTGCTGGAGGGTACGCAGTTCGCCCAGCTCTTCCGGGCTGAACTGAGGCAGTGACGGGAATTCTTCGCGCATCGCCCCCAGGATTTCAACGCGCTTGATCGAGTCGATACCCAGGTCGGCTTCCATGTCCATGCTCAGTTCGAGCATTTCGGTCGGATAGCCGGTCTTGTCGCCCACGATCCGCAGCATCGCATCTGACAGCGCCTTCAACTGCGAGGCGTCGGCAGCTACAACGGCGCCGTTCGTTTCAACTGGACTTGCCGAGACTGGCCCGGCCGTGACCGCTGCACTCACTGCAATCGGTGCGGGAGTGCCATTCGGCTCCGCATGCGCAGACGGTGCGCTGACCACGGCCGCGACTTCGGCGGCCGCGCCATTCCCACCGGAGCGCACGCTCATGTAATCGACAATCTGTTGGAGCGTACGCAGTTCGCCCAGCTCTTCCGGGCTGAACTGAGGCAGTGATGGGAATTCCTCGCGCATCGCCCCCAGGATTTCGACGCGCTTGATCGAGTCGATGCCCAGGTCGGCTTCCATATCCATGCTCAGTTCGAGCATCTCAGTCGGGTAGCCGGTCTTTTCGCCTACGATCCGCAGCATCGCCTCCGACAGTGCCTTCAATTGGGCGCCGTTTGCCGGGGCAGCCGCGACGACCGGCGCTGCGATGACAACTGGCTCAACCTTTACCGGGGCCGCGACAGGTGCGACGGGAACTGCGGCGGGTGCGATTGGTGCCGCAGAAGGTGCGGGTTTCGGCGCCTCGACGGCCACAATTGGAGCGGCTGCAGGCTTGGGGGCCGGCGCCGCGGCAGGTATGGTCGCAGCAGCCGGCGCAGCGGTTCGCGGCGCGTCGGCGCGCGGGGTATGAGCGGCCGCCGCGCTGCTGCCGTTTCCGCTGCCCATCGTCGCGTACTGCGCGCGCACCACGTCCAGCAGCGACTGTGCCACTTCTGACTGGGTCCGCATGAACTGCTCGTGCATCCGCAGCGTTTCCGACTGGTATTCATGGAAGCGCAGCATGCTCTGGTTGAGCGATTCGGCGGCGCCTGCCGGCAGTGACGCCGACATGGTGGCCTGCTGCTGCGTCAGCTCGAAGAAGATCCTGAAGTATTCGCCCTGCGTCTGCGTGAACTGCTCATGGACGCGCTGCGTCTCGCGCTGATGCTCACGGAAATGGGCAAGCGTAGCTTCGAGGGTAGTGAGGAGTGCGTTCATATCGACCTGCTCTGCTAACGGCTCAGGAGAAGCGATGGCGGACGGGTGCGCGGTGTGTTCGGTGAACTGGCTGCCGGTTACAAGCGACTGGCTCGGCACTTTTGCCGCCATTGGGGAAACACCGTTGGCCGTGTCTGGCGGGTTCGATGCCCCGCTGACGGCCGGGAGTGCAGCAGGCGATGAATCGGCTCTGGCTGCGATCGTGACCTGCCCGCCGGACGCCAGCGCGCCCAAATAGGTGGCGCGGGTCTTCTCGCTCACGTAGTTGTTGCCGCTCAGCTTGACGATCAGGCTCTTCTTGTTCTTCGGCTTGATCTCCGGCTCGACCGCGTAAGGGTCGACCGCGCCGAGGCTCAGCCCCAGCACCTGAAGCTGCACGACTGCTTCGCGCATCTGCCGGTCGCTGTCCTTCTGCCGGCTGCCGTTCAGTGCGACCGCGACATGCGGCTTATCGCCCAGGATGTCCTTGACGAGGTTCGTCAGCACGTTGCGCGGCCCGAATTCGACAAAGACCGTGCCGCCGGCGCTGTAGATATTCTCGATCTGGTCGCGGAACAGCACGGGCTGCAGGATGTGCTCGGCCAGCATCGCGCGGATGGCATTCGGATCGGCCGGGTAGGCCTTTCCGGTTGCGTTGCTGTAGACGGCTGTCTTCGGCGCGTTAAACGCTGCCGAACTGATCGCCTGTGCAAAGGGTTTCTGCGCGTGGCCGACCAGCGGGGTATGGAACGCCGCCGAGACCGTCAGCGCGACGGTCTTGAAGCCCTTGGCCTTGAGCGCGGCCTCAGCTTGGGAGATTGCGCCCTTGGAACCCGCCACCACGACCTGCGTGCGCGAATTGCGATTGGCAACCTGCACGCCTGCCAGCCCGGCGACCTCGCGCTCAATCGCC
This DNA window, taken from Candidatus Flexicrinis proximus, encodes the following:
- a CDS encoding SDR family NAD(P)-dependent oxidoreductase is translated as MGHLTAATVFLVSGGARGITARCVVDMAAHFHCKFILLGRSRLTDEPAWAQDAANEADLKKRAMADFQARGEKPTPALVTKAAGAVLAGREIRETLAAVKAAGGEAVYLSADITDTAKLREALDSVSHIGRISGILHGAGNLADKLIENKTEADFENVYSAKVEGLENLLAVVPAAQIETLVLFSSVAGFYGNVGQADYAIANEILNKTAHRFKAQHPGCHVVSINWGPWDGGMVTPQLRAYFDALDIKVIPVDVGTRMLVDELRRTVPDAAVQIVIGSAIKPQPAAPQPELMTHRLRRTLKLSESPFLGDHVVNAQAVLPMVAGMSWMASAAEQIHRGYKCVGFDNYRVLKGIVFDETLADEYVLELKETSKSAEQITIEAMIRSLSVDGKPRFHYSTALTLKPRVADAPVYTHTLDVPAADIPGSELYHDGTLFHGFAFQGVDRVLALGQAGLKMRCVLPRVDDAYQGQFPVQAFNYFMSDIGLQSIGIWARKMYDLGSLPLRAGHGEFYSDVPFGQVFYTTMDIKSHTDTNVTADITLYDDHDHIYMIIRDLEVTMSKRLNELFLRNRLPETSP
- a CDS encoding acyltransferase domain-containing protein, coding for MSDLSAQLRHTPIAVIGLGAIMPEAHNLREFWNNIIGKVDCITDIPASRWDIDDYYDPDPAAPDKTYSKRGGFLPEVDFDPLEFGLPPNILEVTDVSQMLSLLVAKEALSDSGYLMGAEEIRDRTGVILGVGGGQKLITPLTARLQYPVWDRVLESYGIGDEDRAKIIERMKLAYIRWEENSFPGMLGNVISGRIANRFDLGGTNCVVDAACASTMAALKMAVAELTDHRADMMITGGVDVDNSIFMFMCFSKTPAFTKGTHPRPFDADSDGMMVGEGIGMMVLKRLEDAERDGDRIYAVIKGIGSSSDGRFKSIYAPRGEGQEKALRRAYEDAGFSPATVGLVEAHGTGTVAGDSTEVTTVIRYFNQHDTEKQHIAIGSVKSQIGHTKASAGAAGLIKTTLALHHKVLPPTRNVVKPNPKFDMANSSFYVSAEARPWIRAAENTPRRAGVSSFGFGGTNFHVVMEEYTGDHKGSYRVHNVPQGVILNAGSPADLRAVVAQQLALLQGEEPDSAFLNLVGASRTAAVPTGAARVGFVAANVDEAISMLTIAADMLASKPDAADWSHPKGVYYRRSAQNTTGHVVALFAGQGSQYLDMGRELALNFPEVRESYARIDSLLQHEGKRTLSDVVYPRHAFEADEKAAQEAALQGTDYAQPAIGALSAGLFKLLSKAGFKADFAAGHSFGEVSALWASGVLSDEDYYALVKARGAAMAPPVNDPNFDAGTMLAVTGDVAAIEREVAGLAGVQVANRNSRTQVVVAGSKGAISQAEAALKAKGFKTVALTVSAAFHTPLVGHAQKPFAQAISSAAFNAPKTAVYSNATGKAYPADPNAIRAMLAEHILQPVLFRDQIENIYSAGGTVFVEFGPRNVLTNLVKDILGDKPHVAVALNGSRQKDSDRQMREAVVQLQVLGLSLGAVDPYAVEPEIKPKNKKSLIVKLSGNNYVSEKTRATYLGALASGGQVTIAARADSSPAALPAVSGASNPPDTANGVSPMAAKVPSQSLVTGSQFTEHTAHPSAIASPEPLAEQVDMNALLTTLEATLAHFREHQRETQRVHEQFTQTQGEYFRIFFELTQQQATMSASLPAGAAESLNQSMLRFHEYQSETLRMHEQFMRTQSEVAQSLLDVVRAQYATMGSGNGSSAAAAHTPRADAPRTAAPAAATIPAAAPAPKPAAAPIVAVEAPKPAPSAAPIAPAAVPVAPVAAPVKVEPVVIAAPVVAAAPANGAQLKALSEAMLRIVGEKTGYPTEMLELSMDMEADLGIDSIKRVEILGAMREEFPSLPQFSPEELGELRTLQQIVDYMSVRSGGNGAAAEVAAVVSAPSAHAEPNGTPAPIAVSAAVTAGPVSASPVETNGAVVAADASQLKALSDAMLRIVGDKTGYPTEMLELSMDMEADLGIDSIKRVEILGAMREEFPSLPQFSPEELGELRTLQQIVDYMEEAGRRQTAPFELSGVAAAAAASPVETEPESFDTRGILRAEVELKRLPMPDSLDYVVHGAVCVVTDDGTPAAAQVAQLLTAGGWNCVVLRLPDSAYTMPQGPSGANSERLADWSETSIQAVLASIESKFGSIGGYVQMTPAGAESLFSQGDKSVVKFAFLMAKHLKARLTQGNGTGRKCFVSVTRIDGAMGTTASTGGTITGGLFGLIKTLNLEWDGVFCRAIDIAPDTGAEQVARLVAAELRDPNRLITEVAYGAQGRVTLVTRKPFTNGER